In Nitrospirota bacterium, a single genomic region encodes these proteins:
- the hemE gene encoding uroporphyrinogen decarboxylase, with protein sequence MNDRFLRACRRQPVDCTPVWFMRQAGRYMPEYQKVRAKHAILDVCKTPELAAEVTLQPIERFPLDAAIIFADILLPLEAMGIRLEFTEGEGPVIHNPVRERADVERLRMVEGDELEYVAEAIRHAQRALNGRVPLIGFAGAPFTLASYAVEGGGSRNYVLTKQLMYREPEAWHRLMDKLARVVTGYLRRQIRAGAQAVQLFDSWVGCLSPGDYAEYVLPHVQLIFEGLKREGVPMIHFGTGTAALLRLMREAGGDVIGVDWRIHLDEAWAMVGYDVAVQGNLDPVALFAPLHEIERRVEDVLRRAGGRPGHIFNLGHGILPNTPMASVEATIEMVHKLSQR encoded by the coding sequence ATGAACGATCGTTTCCTCAGGGCCTGTCGGCGTCAGCCGGTCGATTGCACGCCGGTGTGGTTCATGCGCCAGGCCGGCCGTTACATGCCGGAGTACCAGAAAGTACGGGCCAAGCACGCGATCCTCGACGTCTGCAAGACCCCGGAACTGGCCGCCGAGGTGACGCTGCAGCCGATCGAACGGTTCCCGCTGGACGCCGCCATCATCTTTGCCGATATCCTGCTACCGCTGGAAGCCATGGGCATCAGGTTGGAATTTACAGAAGGAGAAGGACCGGTTATTCACAATCCGGTCAGAGAGCGGGCGGACGTGGAGCGGCTGCGGATGGTGGAGGGGGACGAACTGGAGTACGTCGCCGAGGCGATCCGCCATGCGCAGCGGGCCTTGAACGGCCGGGTGCCGCTGATCGGTTTCGCCGGGGCTCCGTTCACCTTGGCCAGCTATGCCGTCGAGGGCGGCGGGTCGAGAAATTACGTGTTGACCAAGCAGTTGATGTATCGGGAGCCGGAAGCGTGGCACCGGCTGATGGACAAACTGGCGCGTGTGGTGACCGGCTATCTTCGTCGCCAGATCCGCGCCGGCGCGCAGGCCGTGCAATTATTCGACAGTTGGGTCGGCTGTTTGTCGCCGGGTGATTACGCCGAGTACGTGCTTCCGCATGTGCAACTGATCTTCGAGGGGCTCAAGCGAGAAGGTGTGCCGATGATCCACTTCGGCACCGGCACGGCGGCGCTCCTGCGATTGATGCGCGAAGCGGGCGGGGACGTCATCGGCGTCGACTGGCGCATCCATCTGGACGAGGCCTGGGCGATGGTCGGGTATGACGTGGCGGTGCAGGGCAATCTGGACCCGGTCGCGTTGTTTGCGCCGCTGCATGAGATCGAGCGGCGGGTGGAAGATGTGCTCAGACGGGCCGGCGGACGCCCGGGACACATTTTCAACCTCGGTCACGGGATTCTGCCCAACACGCCGATGGCATCGGTTGAAGCGACGATCGAGATGGTGCATAAGCTGAGTCAGCGCTAG
- the hemH gene encoding ferrochelatase, with the protein MPGPQRPTAVLLMAMGGPDSVENVEPYLRDVRGGRPTPPELVEEIKERYRLTGGKSPVLEITREVARKLEQKLNGPGGERYRVTVGLRHWRPSIKDAYEELMDERPERVIGLCMAPQYSSMSIGAYISKVEEARRALGNDCPVSYVESWHRHPGLIGAVADNIQLGLQTFPPEVRAHVPILFTAHSLPERIVEMKDPYPDEVRGTMQAVCERVRPVTARLAFQSRGRSGEKWLGPDVEAVVEDLRREGHRHVLVAPIGFVSDHLEVLYDIDIELKRSAQAKGIHLERIPMLNASAALIETLASVIQAHEAALVP; encoded by the coding sequence ATGCCCGGACCGCAAAGGCCGACGGCCGTCCTCTTGATGGCCATGGGAGGACCGGATAGCGTGGAGAACGTGGAGCCGTATCTCCGCGATGTGCGCGGCGGGCGGCCCACGCCGCCGGAATTGGTGGAGGAGATCAAGGAGCGATACCGGCTCACCGGCGGAAAATCCCCGGTGCTGGAGATCACCCGCGAGGTCGCGCGCAAGCTGGAGCAGAAACTGAACGGTCCCGGCGGCGAGCGGTATCGCGTCACCGTCGGTCTGCGGCACTGGCGTCCCTCCATCAAGGATGCCTATGAAGAGCTGATGGACGAGAGACCCGAGCGGGTGATCGGGCTGTGCATGGCGCCGCAGTATTCTTCGATGAGCATCGGCGCCTACATCAGCAAGGTCGAAGAGGCGCGACGGGCGCTTGGCAACGACTGTCCGGTCAGTTATGTCGAAAGTTGGCACCGGCATCCGGGGCTGATCGGGGCCGTCGCCGACAACATTCAGCTCGGCCTGCAGACATTCCCTCCCGAGGTGCGGGCACATGTGCCGATCCTGTTCACGGCGCACAGCCTGCCGGAGCGGATTGTCGAGATGAAAGACCCGTACCCTGACGAGGTGAGAGGCACCATGCAGGCAGTCTGCGAGCGGGTGAGACCGGTCACGGCTCGCTTGGCGTTCCAGAGCCGGGGACGGTCGGGCGAGAAGTGGCTAGGACCCGATGTCGAGGCCGTCGTGGAGGACTTGCGCCGCGAAGGCCACCGGCACGTCCTCGTCGCTCCGATCGGGTTCGTCTCGGATCATCTTGAAGTGCTGTACGACATCGATATCGAGCTCAAACGGTCGGCCCAAGCCAAAGGCATCCATCTGGAGCGCATTCCGATGCTGAACGCGTCCGCGGCGTTGATCGAAACCCTCGCCTCCGTGATCCAGGCGCACGAGGCTGCGCTGGTCCCTTGA
- the hemG gene encoding protoporphyrinogen oxidase has product MTGTPRTAVVIGGGIAGLATAFALQEQAQAVGLSLACTVVEADRVLGGKIRTSRAGDLVIEAGPDSFLSQKPWAIQLCEKLGLADQLINTNQTNTKACVYSRGRLRELPEGLAVIAPGQIGPFVRSGLLSWAGLARMALDVVLPPRRVAGDESLADFFRRRFGREAFERVLEPLMAGIYAGDAEQMSVRATFPRFPELEQQHGSLIRGMLAARKAAQTGAPGPKLHRTMFVALRNGLGDLVAALAGRIRKDGATLRLGARAVALRVRSREIGKWVYDVLVDDGSVLSADVVVLATPAYVSAELVRPLSPSAAGLLEMIPYASTATVSLAYGADQTQGWARGFGFVVPRVEGRNLIAATWTSLKWAHRAPAGTVLARCYVGGVGREAIVQADDETMVRTVREELRVITGLEASPRYVEVHRWSRAMPQYTLGHLDRLRDIETALSRFPGLFLTGAAYRGVGIPDCIRDGSTVAGAAVRYLTARESGLWYTAESHG; this is encoded by the coding sequence GTGACCGGGACACCCCGAACAGCAGTCGTGATCGGCGGCGGCATCGCGGGGCTCGCGACCGCCTTCGCCCTGCAAGAACAGGCTCAGGCGGTAGGTCTGTCTCTCGCCTGTACCGTCGTCGAAGCGGATCGGGTTTTGGGCGGCAAGATCCGGACGAGCCGCGCAGGCGACCTCGTCATCGAGGCGGGCCCCGATTCGTTCCTCTCCCAGAAGCCGTGGGCCATCCAGTTATGCGAGAAGCTCGGGCTGGCCGATCAGCTCATCAATACGAACCAGACGAATACCAAGGCCTGCGTCTATTCGCGGGGACGGTTACGCGAGTTGCCCGAAGGCCTGGCTGTCATCGCGCCCGGGCAGATCGGACCTTTCGTCAGAAGCGGGCTGCTGAGCTGGGCGGGACTTGCACGGATGGCGCTCGATGTGGTGCTGCCGCCGCGCCGTGTCGCGGGTGACGAGTCCCTCGCGGATTTCTTCCGCCGCCGCTTCGGGCGCGAAGCGTTCGAACGGGTGCTTGAGCCGCTCATGGCCGGGATTTACGCGGGCGACGCGGAACAGATGAGCGTCAGGGCGACATTTCCGCGGTTTCCGGAGTTGGAGCAACAACACGGGAGTCTCATTCGGGGCATGCTGGCCGCCCGCAAGGCCGCTCAGACAGGGGCGCCGGGGCCGAAGCTCCACCGCACGATGTTTGTCGCGCTGCGGAACGGGCTCGGCGATCTGGTCGCGGCGCTCGCGGGTCGCATTCGGAAGGACGGAGCGACCCTGCGGCTCGGCGCTCGGGCGGTCGCCCTTCGGGTCCGTTCCAGGGAGATCGGGAAATGGGTGTACGACGTGCTGGTCGACGACGGATCCGTGCTGTCGGCCGACGTCGTGGTGTTGGCGACACCCGCGTACGTGTCGGCCGAGTTGGTCAGGCCGCTCAGTCCGTCGGCGGCGGGACTTTTGGAGATGATCCCCTACGCCTCCACGGCGACGGTGTCTTTGGCCTACGGCGCCGACCAGACCCAAGGCTGGGCGAGAGGGTTCGGATTCGTCGTGCCGCGCGTCGAGGGACGCAATCTGATCGCCGCGACGTGGACGTCCCTGAAATGGGCTCACCGCGCGCCGGCGGGAACGGTGCTCGCCAGATGTTATGTCGGCGGCGTCGGACGGGAAGCGATCGTGCAGGCGGACGACGAGACGATGGTGCGGACGGTGCGTGAGGAGTTGCGGGTCATCACCGGTCTCGAGGCGTCGCCGCGCTATGTCGAAGTGCATCGCTGGAGCCGCGCCATGCCGCAATATACCCTGGGCCATCTCGATCGACTTAGAGACATCGAGACGGCGCTGAGCCGGTTTCCGGGCTTGTTCCTGACCGGAGCCGCCTATCGCGGGGTCGGCATCCCTGACTGCATCAGAGACGGATCGACCGTCGCGGGGGCGGCCGTCCGTTACTTGACCGCGCGCGAATCCGGATTATGGTATACCGCGGAGTCGCATGGATAA